In a genomic window of Arcticibacter tournemirensis:
- a CDS encoding phage holin family protein: MRIIIEILLTGIAVSVAAFLVPGVYVDGFLNAIIAGLLIALVNATIGTLLRLFTLPINILSLGLMSFIISVLMVLLVDSFMKGFNTSGFLSALIFAAVLSLIKMVFGALK, from the coding sequence ATGCGAATTATTATAGAAATACTTTTAACGGGCATAGCCGTGTCGGTTGCTGCTTTTCTTGTACCAGGTGTTTATGTTGACGGTTTTCTGAATGCTATTATTGCAGGCCTTCTTATCGCTTTGGTCAATGCGACTATCGGAACCCTGTTACGGCTTTTCACCCTGCCAATAAATATCCTTTCTTTAGGCCTAATGTCTTTCATTATTTCTGTGTTGATGGTGCTTCTGGTCGACAGCTTTATGAAAGGGTTTAATACATCGGGATTTCTTTCAGCCCTGATATTTGCTGCTGTCCTGTCTTTAATAAAAATGGTGTTTGGCGCGTTGAAGTAA